In Corallococcus silvisoli, one DNA window encodes the following:
- a CDS encoding caspase family protein: MKKLEVLLGAALLMAAPEAFAETVRRALVIAHNGSDDPSLAPLRYADDDGVLWAETLKRLGVETTLLVDPDDSTRQAGSLMLQSAQPPTRAAVEQAVKRLQAAALADRAAGRQTDVLIVYVGHGNTDSAGRAYFTLADARLDRTSLYAEVVDPMGADYVHVIADACRASGVVGRRGGTPDAAVLAELRGVLAREQLTSRPNVGALFAESEDGETHEWSRIRAGVFSHVARSGLLGGADINGDGQVEYSELAAFVAASLHGVKGLPARLSVNAFAPTAAPRRPLVGPAPEGPRVTFPAGFAYARISVEDADGQRLVDVRRSEQQWTRILLPPRDVYWVRAPNAEARLTLAQLSAGTPELRPRELQERGPAEEALRRGLFSVPLDRPFYEEYVAAAGLVPVDFTGLQTPVIGGSLSPLAAAPSGWTSGLELGLGAGRSPLGLAKFATGPSLSWRTPSSVHLLYYGARGAYGVTPLASRDGIRLHRFTVEGLVGLESPTRVPLFAEVGVGWGLLGLTAPGFRQADPLLLTGHVAAGVMGRLAGMKLRLSAQVGLDRVTANGQTGTDPQYGLEVSLRR, from the coding sequence ATGAAGAAGCTGGAAGTGCTCCTGGGAGCGGCCCTGCTGATGGCGGCTCCCGAGGCATTCGCTGAGACCGTGCGACGGGCGCTCGTCATCGCCCACAATGGCAGTGACGACCCGTCGCTCGCGCCCCTGCGCTACGCGGACGACGACGGCGTGCTGTGGGCGGAGACGCTCAAGCGGCTGGGCGTGGAGACCACGCTGCTGGTGGATCCGGACGACTCCACGCGCCAGGCCGGCAGCCTGATGCTCCAGTCCGCGCAGCCTCCCACGCGCGCCGCGGTGGAGCAGGCGGTGAAGCGGCTCCAGGCCGCGGCGCTCGCGGACCGCGCGGCGGGGCGCCAGACGGACGTGCTCATCGTCTACGTGGGCCATGGCAACACGGACAGCGCGGGCCGCGCCTACTTCACGCTCGCCGACGCGCGCCTGGACCGGACCAGCCTCTACGCGGAGGTCGTGGATCCGATGGGCGCGGACTACGTCCACGTCATCGCGGATGCCTGCCGCGCGTCGGGCGTGGTGGGCCGTCGCGGGGGCACGCCGGACGCGGCGGTGCTGGCGGAGCTGCGCGGGGTGCTGGCGCGCGAGCAGCTGACGTCGCGGCCGAACGTGGGCGCCCTCTTCGCGGAGAGCGAGGACGGGGAGACGCACGAGTGGTCGCGCATCCGCGCGGGCGTCTTCAGCCACGTGGCGCGTTCGGGCCTCCTGGGCGGCGCGGACATCAACGGCGACGGGCAGGTGGAGTACAGCGAGCTGGCCGCGTTCGTGGCCGCGTCGCTGCACGGCGTGAAGGGCCTGCCCGCGCGCCTGTCCGTCAACGCCTTCGCGCCCACGGCCGCGCCCCGCCGCCCGCTGGTGGGCCCCGCGCCGGAGGGGCCCCGCGTCACCTTCCCCGCGGGCTTCGCGTACGCGCGCATCTCCGTGGAGGACGCGGACGGCCAGCGGCTGGTGGACGTGCGGCGCTCGGAGCAGCAGTGGACGCGGATCCTCCTGCCCCCGCGCGACGTGTACTGGGTGCGCGCGCCGAACGCGGAGGCGCGGCTCACGCTGGCGCAGCTGTCCGCCGGCACGCCCGAGCTGCGCCCCCGGGAGTTGCAGGAGCGAGGCCCCGCGGAGGAGGCGCTCCGCCGCGGCCTGTTCTCCGTGCCGTTGGACCGCCCCTTCTACGAGGAGTACGTGGCCGCCGCGGGGCTGGTGCCGGTGGACTTCACCGGCCTCCAGACGCCCGTCATCGGCGGGTCCCTGTCCCCGCTGGCGGCGGCGCCGTCTGGCTGGACGTCCGGGCTGGAGCTGGGCCTGGGCGCGGGGCGCTCGCCCCTGGGGCTGGCGAAGTTCGCCACCGGGCCCAGCCTGTCGTGGCGCACGCCGTCCTCGGTGCACCTGCTCTACTACGGCGCGCGCGGGGCGTATGGCGTGACGCCGCTCGCGAGCCGGGACGGCATCCGGCTGCACCGCTTCACCGTGGAGGGGCTGGTGGGGTTGGAGAGTCCCACGCGCGTGCCGCTGTTCGCGGAGGTGGGCGTGGGCTGGGGCCTGTTGGGCCTGACGGCGCCGGGCTTCCGCCAGGCGGACCCGCTGCTGCTCACCGGCCACGTGGCCGCGGGCGTGATGGGCCGGCTCGCGGGGATGAAGTTGCGGCTGTCGGCCCAGGTGGGCCTGGACCGAGTCACCGCCAACGGCCAGACCGGGACGGATCCGCAGTACGGCCTGGAAGTGTCCCTGAGGCGCTAA
- a CDS encoding RNA polymerase sigma factor, whose amino-acid sequence MEAFRRGDTAVLTQVYRTYSTEVLRYLSRRFSVHSETGVRSVALTPLDLDAAHQETFVRAFRPHMRQAYDGVRPYLGFLLTVARSTAIDLMRASGRVAREAIPLDDAPELVHAPTDGRSPEEEALGAEIRSLVRRFLEALPAEGRALAQLRFMDGLSQESAADQLKLTRGEVRVRERRLRLQFTEHLKNSGWLDSDAAPGRLELGALLATLSLCALSSGSLP is encoded by the coding sequence TTGGAAGCCTTCCGCCGGGGCGACACCGCGGTGCTCACCCAGGTGTACCGCACCTATTCGACAGAGGTACTGCGCTATCTGTCGCGCAGGTTCTCCGTGCACTCGGAGACAGGCGTGCGCTCCGTGGCGCTCACGCCCCTGGACCTGGACGCGGCCCATCAGGAGACGTTCGTGCGGGCCTTCCGCCCCCACATGCGCCAGGCCTACGACGGCGTGCGGCCCTACCTGGGCTTCCTGCTCACCGTCGCCCGCTCCACCGCCATTGATTTGATGCGCGCCTCCGGCCGCGTGGCCCGGGAAGCCATTCCGCTGGATGACGCGCCGGAGCTCGTGCACGCCCCCACCGACGGGCGCAGCCCCGAGGAGGAGGCCCTGGGCGCCGAGATCCGCTCGCTGGTGCGCCGCTTCCTGGAAGCCCTGCCCGCCGAAGGCCGCGCCCTGGCCCAGCTGCGCTTCATGGACGGCCTGTCGCAGGAGTCCGCCGCGGACCAGCTGAAGCTCACCCGCGGAGAGGTGCGGGTGCGCGAGCGCCGTCTGCGACTGCAGTTCACCGAGCACCTGAAGAACTCGGGGTGGTTGGACAGTGACGCCGCACCGGGACGTCTGGAGCTGGGCGCCCTGCTGGCCACCCTGTCCCTGTGCGCCCTCTCATCCGGGAGCCTCCCATGA
- a CDS encoding DUF3575 domain-containing protein: MHTRHATLASFRVFARGTQGERVAAMINRHVARSCVLAGFFTAPGMALAQEETARAPRPGESARSRGALAIGIRGHSLSVAASPDAPTIAGDFEYPVMRYLTVFGGLQLGVDMNALGLQAGGRLYPGGQPFQGFFLSVQAEGAYFDGAGPVSGTRKSVGGLLGYSQVLGNRWSMSLGAGADVSQTRSETVVPPDPVCVLFTPCLLTHHETRVETQEGVRPLVRVGAAYRF; encoded by the coding sequence GTGCACACGCGGCACGCCACCCTGGCGTCCTTCCGCGTGTTTGCGCGTGGCACGCAGGGTGAACGGGTGGCGGCCATGATCAACCGCCACGTCGCTCGTTCCTGCGTCCTCGCTGGCTTCTTCACCGCTCCGGGCATGGCGCTCGCCCAGGAGGAGACGGCTCGCGCTCCGCGCCCTGGCGAATCCGCTCGCTCACGCGGCGCGCTCGCCATTGGCATTCGCGGCCACTCGCTCTCCGTGGCGGCCTCACCCGACGCTCCGACCATCGCCGGGGACTTCGAGTATCCCGTGATGAGATACCTCACGGTGTTCGGAGGCCTGCAGCTCGGCGTGGACATGAACGCCCTGGGCCTCCAGGCCGGCGGACGCCTCTATCCAGGCGGACAGCCCTTCCAGGGATTCTTCCTGTCGGTCCAGGCGGAAGGCGCCTACTTCGATGGAGCCGGGCCGGTGAGCGGAACCCGCAAGTCAGTCGGCGGGCTGCTGGGCTATTCCCAGGTGCTCGGGAACAGATGGTCCATGTCGCTCGGCGCGGGCGCCGATGTCAGCCAGACGCGCAGCGAGACCGTCGTCCCGCCAGACCCGGTGTGCGTCCTCTTCACGCCATGTCTGCTGACCCATCACGAGACGCGTGTGGAGACGCAGGAGGGGGTGAGGCCCCTCGTCCGGGTGGGGGCCGCCTACCGATTCTGA